From the Candidatus Binatia bacterium genome, the window CAGCCAAGCTGGTGTCGGCCACGCCGGCCGCGATCGCGTCATACGGATTGAGCCTATCGTCGAGGACCTCACTGAACTCCTCGAACAACTGAAGCTGCTCGATCTTGTAACGAAGGAGATCGCGGATGGACGGATCATCGATGGCGAAGCGCAACTGCTCGGCCCGCACTTCGCTCCCGCTGAAGTGATCTTCGACGAAGTGCTGGAACCACGGGAGCGGCAAGCCGACGTGGGACGCGTCGTCCGGCGTGACGAGTTCGCCACGCAGCGGTGCGAACTCTCGCCAGCGCTTTCGCGCCGCCAGAGGCGCACGAAACCAGCTCCCGGAAGAGTTCCGGAGACCGGACGCGCCTGAACCTCGGGTCCACGCCATTACCCCTGCAGCCAATCAATGAGAGCGGCGCGGCGCAAGTCCCATCGAGCCCGGCCGAGGACCGGGCCGGCTCCGATTTGAACCCGGGGGACGGCCGACCGATATTCCCAAAGGAGCGCTCTCCTCGGGTGGCGAAGAATGCAGGATCGGTACTAAACGGAGGCGGCCTCGCCGCATTGGACGACACGTTCGGACGCGGCTTCGTACACGGGTTTTTCGACGTCTTCGTAGGCGCCAGTGCCGGTTCCATCGTGGCGAGTCTCACCGTCGAACCGCTCCGCGAGTAGATGTCGATGGTCCTCGGAACCGACGAAACAGCGCTCGTGTACTTCAAGCACGAGGACGCCGGTGCTGGTCCGAAGATGGCGGCCGACTTCCTCGATTTGGTCGGTGCACCGGCGAAGCGTGCGCCAGCCGCGTCCGCTCGCGGGAAGAAGCCCGCGAGCAAGAAGCGACCGCGCAGGAGCGCAAAACCGGCTGAAGACAGACCTACTCGGTCATGTCCTTGATCTTCTGATCGAGCTCGATCTGGGCATCGTTCTTCGGCGGCGGCGGGACCATGATCTTGGTCATGTCGCCGTCGACCTTGATCTTACCCGACATGAAGGCCTGCATCGCGGCGGCCTGGTCGCCCATCACGACGAGCGCGCGAGCGGTCTCGTAGTCGGTCGTGATCGTGACTTCGGGATTCTCGAGATGTCCGCGCCCGACAATCGGATTCCCCTGCGTGGTGTCGGTGTGCATCTGCACCGCGCCGTCGCCGAACGGAACCCCGCTCACGTTCTGATTCAGGCGCATCTTCACGGCGGGCGCCGGCACCTTGTCTGCGTACTCCTCGTTCAGCGCGATCAGCGTGTCGAGCCATCCGTCCGAAAGAAATGCGTGCTTGGCCATGGTTCTCCTCCGTAGTTTGCGACCCCGGCTGAGATCCGCCGGAACTCCCCTCGTTTACTGCGCCCCGGCCCCCCGCGCCAGTTCTCCTCAGGACGGACCCGCCCGTCCCGTCGCACGGGCGGCCCACCGGTCCGAAAGCACCCCGATCGACGCCACCGGGCGACATGGACAGCGGGGCGCGTTTCCCCGATATTCCCGCCTGTGGGACACCCCCCCGAAATCCTCACGTTCGGCTGCCGGCTGAACGCGTACGAGAGCGAGGTCATCCGCAACCTCGCCCAAGGCGCGGACGACGACCTTGTGGTCGTGAATACCTGCGCCGTCACCAACGAGGCCGAGCGCCACGCACGCCAAGCGATTCGACGCACGCGACGAGAGCGCCCCCATGCACGAATCGTCGTGACGGGCTGCGCCGCTCAGATCTGGCCGGACCGATTCGCCGAAATGCCCGAGGTGGACCAGGTCCTCGGCAACCGGGAGAAGATGGAGGCATCCAGCTGGACCGCCGAGGCCAATCACGTGGCTCGGGTCCGGGTGAGCAACATTGCCGAGGTCAACGAAACGGCCTCGCACCTGATCGGCGGATTCGAAACGCACACCCGCGCGTTCGTCCAGGTTCAGAACGGATGCGATCATCGCTGCACCTTCTGCATCATTCCGTACGGCCGCGGCCCGTCGCGATCGATTCCCCCGGAACGGGTGATCGAGCAAGTGCGCCTCCTCGTCGGATCCGGCGTCGGCGAGGTCGTCTTGAGCGGCGTCGACCTGACCGCCTACGGGGCCGACCTTCCCGCACACCCACCTCTCGGCACGCTCGTCCAGCGCCTCCTGCGAGAGGTGCCGGAGCTTCGCCGGCTGCGGCTGTCGTCCCTCGACCCCGTCGAGATCGACGACGACCTCTGGTCCGTGCTCAGTGAAGAACCCCGCCTCATGCCGCATCTCCACCTGAGCCTCCAGGCCGGCGACGACGTGATCCTCAAGAGAATGAAGCGTCGCCACCTGCGCGATGACGTGCGGGCGGTGACCGAGCGCGCACGCCGCCTCCGTCCCGACGTCGTCTTCGGCGCCGATCTGATCGCGGGCTTCCCCACCGAGACCGAGCAGATGTTCGACCAGACCCTCGAGCTCGTCGAGGAGCTCGGGCTGGTCTACCTCCACGTCTTCCCCTACTCCGCACGACCCGAAACCCCCGCAGCGCGCATGCCACAGCTTCCCAAGACCGTCCGTAAGGTCCGCGCGGCACGCCTCCGCGCCATCGGGGCCCACGCCCACCAACGACTGCTGGAAACGAAGCTCGGGCGAGAGCACGAGGTTCTGATGGAAGCGGGCAACGTCGGCCGCACTCGCGACTTCGCTCGCATCCGCATTCCCGAGGGCGCCATCGCGGGGAGCTTCCTCCGGGTTCACGCCGACGACATCGACGACGAAACATTGGTCGGACATCGACTCGGCGATGACCGCCCACGCGCTTTCGCCTGATCCACACGCAACGCAAAGGAGACGCATATGTACGACCTACAGACCATCGAGGCCATCAAGCGACTGAAGTACAAGTACATGCGTTGTCTCGATCAGAAGCGATGGGACGAGATGGCCGAGTGCTTCACCGAAGACGCCACCGCCGCGTATAGCGGCGGCAAGTACTCCTTCGAGGGACGAGACGCCATCATCGCCTTCTTCAAGGAGTCGATGGGGAGCCCGAAGGTTCTCTCGAGCCATCGCGTCCACCACCCCGAGATCGACGTCACGAGCGACGCGACCGCCCGTGCAGAATGGGGCTTGGAAGATGTCTTCATCAACGAGGAGATGGGCATCACGGTCCGCGGCGCGGCGTACTACAAGGACGAGTACGTGAAGGTCGGCGACACGTGGAAGATCAAGCACACCGGCTACGAGCGCGCGTATGAAGAGATGGAGTCCCGCAAGGACATGTCGTGGCTCTCGATCACACAGCGCTTCGGCCAGGCGGATTAACGGGAGCCTCACATGAGCACGATGCGATTCAACCACATGGAACTCACGTTCCCGGTCGGGGAACTCGACGACACCAAGAAGGACGAGATCCGAACTTTCTACGATGAGATTCTCGGGTGGAAGTCGCTGGACGTCCCGATCCTCGGCCAGCAAGGGTTGCTCCTCCAGGTCGACGATACCGTGAGCCAGTTCATTCTCCTGATGGAAAGCCCGAACCCCATCCGCTCTCCCGGCTACGATCACCTGGGCCTCTTGATGGAGGACCGCGGCGAGGTCGATGAACTGCTCGAAAAGTGTCGAACGTTCCAGAAGCGCGACGACCGCGTCCAGATCAAGGAATACAAGGACCTCGACCAGGGCGCCGTCGTCGTGCACGCGTTCTACGTCAAGTATCTCCTGCCGATCTGGTTCGACATCCAGAACATGGAGTGGCAGGCCGGAGCAGAGCCCCAGAAGACCTGGAAGTATGCCTGACGCGAGCCCCACGGCGCGCAACACAGCGGGCGCCGCACGGCGCCGGGCCTCAAGCTAGCGCCTCATTCCTCCGATGACTTCGTCCAGGGAGCACACTCGGCCAGGTCGGCTCGGGAACCGCTTCCGTTGGAGGCTGGGATGGGACGAACGGTTGCGGCTCTGAGCTTCTCGATGATGTTGACCTGTTGCGCGGCGGACGCGGCATCGGCCGACGATGAGCTGAACGGCGCGGGTACGGCACAGGCGGTCCAACAGGCCATCCTCTCGAAACCCGGCGGTGCCGACTCGGTGATGTCCCTGCAGAACGACCCGAACGTAAAGAGCCTCCTTCAGGACGAGGGAGTGATGCGGGCCGTACGCTCCGGAAACTTCGCGGCACTCGCGCAGGACCGACGTGTCGAGGCGCTCATGCGCAACCCGACGGTCCGCGCCCTCGCCGGCGACCTGCAGCCCTAGCGAGCCGACTCAGGAAGACGGTAGCGCAACTCGCCTGAAGGGGCGCTCCCGTCGTTTCGGGGTCGAAGCCGCGCTCAGTCGAACGGGTCGATAGCCCCCGGGGCTGCTGAGCTGACTGGCAACCCATGGGCATTCTCCCGTGCGCACCAGGCCTCCCGAGGCCGCCATCGGCCGGATCAGGGGCGCTTCGTTTGGGTGTCGCACACCCGGACACCAGGGAGCAAAGTTTCCCGGCAGGTAGAAGAGGTACTCGACCGGCGCTCCGGTCGGGGCCCGACGCGGCCAGGCATCTCGCAAGGCGCTCCGCACGTTCCCTGCACCTGACCGTCCGCCACCCCGAATCCACGCCACACGCGAGGCCACCGGCCGTTGACAGGTTTGGCAGAGTATCCGTAGTCTCCACAGGAGTGCGCGCGACGTCCACGCGGCCCCCTCTGCCCAGGAGCTCTTTAAAACAATGTCCACCTTCGATCGCGTTCGCGCGCTTCATTTGAGCCTTGCCGTCCTCGTTCTGGTTTCTGCCTGCGGCAGCGACGGGACGTCCGCACCGACGCAGAGCCCGTCACCACAACCGACGACGACACCCGAGCCGGCCCCGGTGGCCGACTTCGATGTGACCGGAAGCGTCGAGCAGGTGTACCTCGTTGGCGCCACGCCGGGAACGGAGTTGCAGCTCGTCGACGCCGACGGCAGCGTCGTGCAGACGGGCACCGCGGACGACAACGGCACATTGATCTATCGCCACGTCGCGGCAGCCGCCGGCTACCGTGTGGAGGCCGCTGACGGGAGCAGCTCCCCCGCGTTCGAAGTGAAGACGGCAGACGACGTTCCGTCGCAGGATTTCTACTCCTCGCAAGAGATCAACGCCGGATACGGCTATCTCGAAACGCGCGACGGCACTCTTCTCGCCTACAACGTGATGCTCCCGGGCGATCCGGAAGACGGTCCGTATCCGACGGTCGTAGAGTACTCTGGTTACGACCCCGCCAACCTGGACGCGCCGCAGCCCAGTTCACTCATCGCCAGCGTGCTCGGCTACGCCGTCGTCGGCGTGAACATGCGCGGCACGGGCTGCTCGGGCGGCACGTTCGAGTTCTTCGAAACGCTGCAAACGACCGACGGGTATGATGCGATCGAAGCGATCGCCGCGCAGCCGTGGGTGATGGACAACGAAGTCGGCATGGTCGGCCTCTCGTACCCCGGGATCAGTCAGCTGTTCGTCGCGTGGCGTCAGCCGCCGAGCTTGATCGCGATCGCACCTCTTTCGGTCGTCTCCGACACGGGCCGCGGGACGCTGCGCCCTGGCGGCATTCTCAACAACGGCTTTGCAATCTCGTGGTCCGAAGATCGTCGCCGCGACGCGATGGTCGGCGGCCAGGGGTGGTCCCAGAAGCGCCTGGACGAGGGTGACCAGGTCTGCATCGACAACATGCTCCTTCGCGGGCAGACCCCCGATATCCTCCAGATCATCGCCGAGAACGAGTTCTACGTGCCCGCCGTCGCCGATCCGGTCTCACCGGTCACGTTCGTCGACAAGATCCAGGTGCCGACCTACCTCGCTGGCGCGTTTAACGACGAGCAGACCGGCGGCTACTTCGCCAACATGGTGGCCAACTTCACGGGCACCGATCAGGCCCGCTTCACGATGGTCAACGGAGCGCACACCGACCCGTTCGGCCCGGAGGTGTTCAGTCGCTGGATGGAGTTCCTAGACCTCTACGTGGGCAAAAAGATCCCAGCGCGCCCTGGATCCGAGGACTTGATCCTCGACGTTCTGCGCAATGACATCTTCCGGGTCGAAGCGTTGCCGATCGAAGCGGAACGCTACGACGGCGTCGCAACGTACGAGGAAGCCCTCGCCCAGTGGGAGGCCGAGCCTCGGGTTCGCATCCTGTTCGACAACGGCGCGGGCGACCCCGCGGTACCCGGTGCGCCCTACCCCGGATTCGAGATGGGGTTCAAGACCTGGCCGGCGCCCGAAATGGAGCCGACAACCTGGTACTTTGGCGCAGGCGGCGCCCTCACCGAAAGCGCTCCCAGCGGCGCCGACGGAGCCGACAGCTTCGTGTACGACGCGACACTCGCCCAGAAGACAACTCTCTCGTCGGGAAGCTCCTGGGAGGCGCTGCCGGCCTACGAATGGGCCTACCGCGACGAGGGGACCTTCTTGTCCTACACGAGCGCGCCCCTGGCTGACGACGTCGTGATGGCCGGCTCCGGCAGTGCCGACCTCTGGCTGATGTCCGATGCGGCCGACACCGACATCCAGGTGAGCCTCACCGAGGTCCGCCCGGACGGCGTCGAGTACTTCATCCAGAACGGATGGCTGCGTGCCAGCCGCCGGCACCTCGACGCTGCCGCGTCGACGGACATCCGACCCGTCTCGACCCACCTGCTCAAGGACGCCAAGAACCTCCCGGGTGGCGAGTTCTCCCTGGTGCGAGTGGAGATCTTCCCGTTCGCGCACCCTTTCCGGGCCGGTTCTCAGATCCGACTCTATGTCGAAGCCCCAGGCGCCACGCGAACGGAATGGCGCTGGGAAGCCCTCGAATTCGATGGCGAAGTCGTGAACACCGTCGCCCGCGTATCGGGCATGGCATCCAGCGTCGTTCTGCCCGTCATCCCCGACGTCGAGATCCCGACCCCCCTCCCCGCGTGCCCCAGCCTCCGGGGCCTGATGTGTCGCATCGCCCAATAAACCGAACCAACGACTGGCCTTGCACGAATGCAAGGAATTTTCTCGCTTGTCCGGTCCGAGACGGCCGTGTTAGCTCCTAGAAATACTGAACTTTTATGGCCGACTTTCGTCGGCTCATCATTGGACGAGCCCAGACCGAAAAATGCCTTCCTCTTCGTAACCCTCAATATCCTGACATGGCTCGCCACCGGAGGGATTAAGTGCCTCGGTTGAACGGAATTATCTTCGGAACAGGACTGCTAGTTGCGACATCGTTCGCGACACCGGCCGGCGCGGTCTCCATCCCGGCAGACTTTTGCTCGGGCGATCCATGCACGATCACCGGCACCGTGAACGCGGACGCCGGATCGGTCGTTGACTTCGGTGCGCGCTCGCTCGTGTTCGGGCCGAGCGCTCGCGTCGTTGTCGGAGCCGGTGCACTCCCGCGGGTACTCACGCTGATCGCAGAAGACATCAGCATGGCTGCCGGCTCCGAGATCCGCGGCTTCGACGCGGACAGGGCCGTCGTCACCCTCCAGTCCACCGTCGGCTCGGTCACCATGGCCTCCTCCGGTTCCAACCGTGCCGAGATCAACGTGAAAGCCGACACCATCGACGGCGGTAGCATCACCATCACCTCTGCGGCCGACGCCATCATCGGCGGGCGCCTCACCGCGAGCGCGCAGGGCGAAGACGCGTCCGCCGGAAACATCGAAGTCACCGCAGCCGGCATGGTCGTGATTTCTGAGGAAATCACGACCAAGGGCAGCGGCCTGTTCGCAGGCGGCGGCGACATCTCGGTCACCGCAGGCGGCGACATCACTGCCACCAACAAGGTCTTCGCCGAGGGTTCCGACTTCGGCGGCGGCGACGTGACCTTCGAGACGACCAGCGGCAGCATCTCCATCTCCGAGCTCGTTTCGAACAACGGCGGCAACCCCGACGGTGAAGCCGGCGAGTACACCTTCGATGCACCGCTCGGTGACTTTCATCTAACCGCGACGGGCGAGATCCGCGGCAAAGGTGGCGCCGGCGCCGACGACGACTGCGGAGACGGTGCGTCGACGTTCATCACGGTCGGCGGAAGCGTCAGCATCGACGGTCTCGTAGACATCCCCGGCGGCTTCCAGTGCTTCGGCGGCGACTTCACCGTGGCAGCCGGAATCGACTTCATCCAGAACGGCAGCGGCAAGATCTCGACTGCAACGGGCGGCGGCTTCGGCGCCGGTGGGGTCGTGGAGATCTCGGCCACCCACAGCGCGACACTCCGCAAGGTCGATGCCTCCTCCGCCGGCTTCGGCGGCGACATCGACGTGACCACCGGCCTGTTCATCGAGGCGTTCGACAAGCTGAACTCGAAGGCAACGGGCGCCGAAGGCGTCGGCGGCCGGATCTCACTCATCTCCTGCTCGGTCGACGTAGTCTCGCCGGACGGAGAGCTCGACTCCCGCGGACCGTATGTGTTCCCGGGCTTCGGCAAGAACCTCATCAAGGTCAGTGGCGCCAGCACGATCTCGGGCGACATGTTAGCCGCGACCGAGAACGAGATCCGATATCTCTTCGCCGCTCCTACGGTGACCGGCTCGATCGACCCAGCCGCGATCATCACTCTCGACCAGCTGCTCCTCCCCTGCGAGAACACGTGCGGCGATGAGAGCGTCGAGTCACCCGAAATCTGTGACGACGGAAACATTTCCGGTTGTGACGGCTGCTCCTCGGACTGCTCGCGCGTCGACGATGTCTGCGGCGATGGCATCAAGGAGTGCGGCGAGCAGTGCGACGACGGCAACGCTACTCCCGGCGACGGCTGTGAGAACGACTGCACGCCGACCGGACAGGAAGAGAGCGGCGTGCTCATCGAGAGCAGCGGCAAGAAGGTTGGCTGTCAGGCCCAGTGGCTCCTGCAGATCAGCGATCCCGACACCGACAAAAAGGGCAAGCCCGCGGCCAAGCAGGTTTGCACCGACGGTGACACGCGGTGTGACGCCGACGGCGTCACGAACAGCTCTTGCTCGTTCCTCATATCGCCCTGCTTGAACATCCCGGACGACGATCTCCCCGAGTGCAATCCGTCGCGCCGCGTCGACCGCATCATCCTCAAGAAGCCTCTCCCGGGCTCGAACAGCGCCCAGGATGATGCAAACGCGCAAGCCGTGGTCGCGAGCCTACTCACGCTCGGCACAACGGTGGAAGCCGACGGCGCCGTGCTCTCAAGCGGTGGTCCCGTCTCGGGCGCGACCGTCTGCGGACCCGCGGTCGAAGTTGAGATCCCGTTCACTGGCAAATCCGGCAAGAAGACCTTCAAGCTCCGCACCGAGAACGAAGTCGGCCAGACTCTCAAGAAGGCCCAGGTCCAACTCAAGTGCGAGCGCAACGACGCGGTCTGCGGCAACTCGGTCCTCGAAGTGGGTGAGGCCTGCGACGACGGCAACATCACGAGCTGCGATGGTTGCTCGAGCTGCCAGGCCGAGATCTGCGGCAACGGAACGGTCGAGTGCACCGAGCAGTGCGACGAAGGCCTCCTCAATGGGACCGAGGGCAGTGCGTGCAACGCGACCTGCGAGATCCTCGCTCCGGACCTTCGCATCCCCGGCGGTGGCTCCAAAAAGACCGACTGCATGTGGCAGTGGTCGATGGAGATCGGCGCCGGTGATCTGAAAGTCGACAAGAAGGGCAACGCCCGCAACAAGCAGACCTGCCGCGACGGCAACCCTCAGTGCGACCTGGACCCCGCCCCCGGCAACTGCCGCGTGCGGGTCTTCGGCTGCGCAGCCGCTAAGAACGACGCAATTTCCTGCCTGGCGCAGTCCGTCGACAGCCTCGACATCAAGCGCCCGAAGGTGAACGCCAAGACGGGCTGGGAGATCGCCGCACGCGCGACAATGGACACGGCCCTCGGGGACATGCCGTTCCCGCTGGCCGCCGGAGAGGTCTGCTCCAGCGCCATGGACATCGACATCCCCCAGGGCGAGAAGCTCCGCGTGTCCGTGAAAGCCTTCGGCGTCAAGAAGGACGGCGACTCGCTGAAGATCGACTGCGAGTAGCCAAGAGGCGAGGGCCACTACGGCCCCTGCCTTGCGGCCCCACATAGAGACGTTCCTCCCCGCCCGGGCCTCGAAAGAGTCCCGGGCGGTCTTTTTTGTGCATTGCC encodes:
- a CDS encoding SCP2 sterol-binding domain-containing protein, coding for MAKHAFLSDGWLDTLIALNEEYADKVPAPAVKMRLNQNVSGVPFGDGAVQMHTDTTQGNPIVGRGHLENPEVTITTDYETARALVVMGDQAAAMQAFMSGKIKVDGDMTKIMVPPPPKNDAQIELDQKIKDMTE
- the mtaB gene encoding tRNA (N(6)-L-threonylcarbamoyladenosine(37)-C(2))-methylthiotransferase MtaB, producing the protein MGHPPEILTFGCRLNAYESEVIRNLAQGADDDLVVVNTCAVTNEAERHARQAIRRTRRERPHARIVVTGCAAQIWPDRFAEMPEVDQVLGNREKMEASSWTAEANHVARVRVSNIAEVNETASHLIGGFETHTRAFVQVQNGCDHRCTFCIIPYGRGPSRSIPPERVIEQVRLLVGSGVGEVVLSGVDLTAYGADLPAHPPLGTLVQRLLREVPELRRLRLSSLDPVEIDDDLWSVLSEEPRLMPHLHLSLQAGDDVILKRMKRRHLRDDVRAVTERARRLRPDVVFGADLIAGFPTETEQMFDQTLELVEELGLVYLHVFPYSARPETPAARMPQLPKTVRKVRAARLRAIGAHAHQRLLETKLGREHEVLMEAGNVGRTRDFARIRIPEGAIAGSFLRVHADDIDDETLVGHRLGDDRPRAFA
- a CDS encoding nuclear transport factor 2 family protein: MYDLQTIEAIKRLKYKYMRCLDQKRWDEMAECFTEDATAAYSGGKYSFEGRDAIIAFFKESMGSPKVLSSHRVHHPEIDVTSDATARAEWGLEDVFINEEMGITVRGAAYYKDEYVKVGDTWKIKHTGYERAYEEMESRKDMSWLSITQRFGQAD
- a CDS encoding CocE/NonD family hydrolase, with product MSTFDRVRALHLSLAVLVLVSACGSDGTSAPTQSPSPQPTTTPEPAPVADFDVTGSVEQVYLVGATPGTELQLVDADGSVVQTGTADDNGTLIYRHVAAAAGYRVEAADGSSSPAFEVKTADDVPSQDFYSSQEINAGYGYLETRDGTLLAYNVMLPGDPEDGPYPTVVEYSGYDPANLDAPQPSSLIASVLGYAVVGVNMRGTGCSGGTFEFFETLQTTDGYDAIEAIAAQPWVMDNEVGMVGLSYPGISQLFVAWRQPPSLIAIAPLSVVSDTGRGTLRPGGILNNGFAISWSEDRRRDAMVGGQGWSQKRLDEGDQVCIDNMLLRGQTPDILQIIAENEFYVPAVADPVSPVTFVDKIQVPTYLAGAFNDEQTGGYFANMVANFTGTDQARFTMVNGAHTDPFGPEVFSRWMEFLDLYVGKKIPARPGSEDLILDVLRNDIFRVEALPIEAERYDGVATYEEALAQWEAEPRVRILFDNGAGDPAVPGAPYPGFEMGFKTWPAPEMEPTTWYFGAGGALTESAPSGADGADSFVYDATLAQKTTLSSGSSWEALPAYEWAYRDEGTFLSYTSAPLADDVVMAGSGSADLWLMSDAADTDIQVSLTEVRPDGVEYFIQNGWLRASRRHLDAAASTDIRPVSTHLLKDAKNLPGGEFSLVRVEIFPFAHPFRAGSQIRLYVEAPGATRTEWRWEALEFDGEVVNTVARVSGMASSVVLPVIPDVEIPTPLPACPSLRGLMCRIAQ
- a CDS encoding DUF4215 domain-containing protein, encoding MPRLNGIIFGTGLLVATSFATPAGAVSIPADFCSGDPCTITGTVNADAGSVVDFGARSLVFGPSARVVVGAGALPRVLTLIAEDISMAAGSEIRGFDADRAVVTLQSTVGSVTMASSGSNRAEINVKADTIDGGSITITSAADAIIGGRLTASAQGEDASAGNIEVTAAGMVVISEEITTKGSGLFAGGGDISVTAGGDITATNKVFAEGSDFGGGDVTFETTSGSISISELVSNNGGNPDGEAGEYTFDAPLGDFHLTATGEIRGKGGAGADDDCGDGASTFITVGGSVSIDGLVDIPGGFQCFGGDFTVAAGIDFIQNGSGKISTATGGGFGAGGVVEISATHSATLRKVDASSAGFGGDIDVTTGLFIEAFDKLNSKATGAEGVGGRISLISCSVDVVSPDGELDSRGPYVFPGFGKNLIKVSGASTISGDMLAATENEIRYLFAAPTVTGSIDPAAIITLDQLLLPCENTCGDESVESPEICDDGNISGCDGCSSDCSRVDDVCGDGIKECGEQCDDGNATPGDGCENDCTPTGQEESGVLIESSGKKVGCQAQWLLQISDPDTDKKGKPAAKQVCTDGDTRCDADGVTNSSCSFLISPCLNIPDDDLPECNPSRRVDRIILKKPLPGSNSAQDDANAQAVVASLLTLGTTVEADGAVLSSGGPVSGATVCGPAVEVEIPFTGKSGKKTFKLRTENEVGQTLKKAQVQLKCERNDAVCGNSVLEVGEACDDGNITSCDGCSSCQAEICGNGTVECTEQCDEGLLNGTEGSACNATCEILAPDLRIPGGGSKKTDCMWQWSMEIGAGDLKVDKKGNARNKQTCRDGNPQCDLDPAPGNCRVRVFGCAAAKNDAISCLAQSVDSLDIKRPKVNAKTGWEIAARATMDTALGDMPFPLAAGEVCSSAMDIDIPQGEKLRVSVKAFGVKKDGDSLKIDCE